The Verrucomicrobium spinosum DSM 4136 = JCM 18804 genome includes a region encoding these proteins:
- the vccA gene encoding Verru_Chthon cassette protein A, giving the protein MSKSSHRRPRGMALIVVISVLTLATVLLLALLSTTQTELKSTVAFADGSAARINADSAVNIVMGQIRKATEQRSDVTGREIWTSQPGMVRQYRETGVLLGGHKLYSDRTMTATSESAIAADLPAWNWDTLPDNYVDLNEPVARLDPANPAAGPRWFFPIIDPRAYSTDPQNSVEGFSYTTSTNGVAGGTSLAGVVLPSGGGASDGQRVPMPVEWLYMLKDGTLGYLSNNGKFVGAGGVKASIDNPIVSRVAFWADDESCKININTAGEGTAWDTPRLFHDRDGDWARFQPMAYEYQRYPGHPATVCMSTVLFPGKDMNVRKDEDEDAFNKIRDCKEKIYELMPKILPGGSRSGSVLVPAGRAFSPTDFAEVQNALGERLFASVDEFLLRSKTGSGGTRDEIDLATAGVWSGVSRPDLMQRLRPFLTPHSRSPETNPFGLPKISMWPEHRMNTSDYRTVFDKTIAYCSTLAGRDYFFTRQDSTSQNEITGIARNKQLFDYLMALTAQPIPGFSPSTSATFEAKYGDNRQQILVEIFDYIRSTNLYDDAIAEKSVGLTPSIAGLPDNRLTAYSAAGGLKSKTFTPIRNADGNSFAGHGQVTPTVLPKGKDEVYRGMGRFLTISEVGLNFIACAQGTDTAGGVSAARITPTTPPPAANYTPPTWRGGEWGNFDFWYSNFPPLSATNQDPANGFYKNKYPTQHELEGKKGDEALHPGYNPLNWNWTLDKDAPLASGMKRVQATFLLEWFCPATGWTLINPDIQIEVDASSLMVGNQKMFPVNGGKTVIRPFKHMSNAWGIYQRGGTISYRAFLQERKLPAVAAGVNGNTKGSILFPDTNIPANDTDKPPYTPGKVDYSYYSSRSDILKDCNQYNLVSDFFDVPVDDPATPATEDGKIPFSGGAVTVKIMTNTSPAKVLQTFNFDFPSADFLAPKLVTRNEDTRFGKNWDDTYWVNQPVPAPYWWSYHSDGALGRDQSGRITSTAAYPRTRMGGRFRYIGNEIGSYGETQATGTYNRGNLVTWDDTFQSLVLRHGDPRLTMGQFVVPSGEFEQHRFYGDPARRMAHNIVLAHWSDGPGLDRGEDKLGARLVRNADYFFSFVPDHPYSPGTAAGLQRYGDFDRGISNQTDGAYINKPDEGNTLGKVNSTTQEQSVPYFTEAWATWMGGATYFSPNRQVPSPGMFGSLPTGVHASGAAPAGRKREPWRTLLFRPQTWSTALNQQAHPGAPKFIKGYGGNFNNQGVDPPDYLFMDFFWMPVVEPYAISEPGSTMGKINLNYQMAPFQHIHRSTALHGVMKSEVLTAVAHADANYYLRRPRAAPTGKGESWFAKEHVDNVYDIRGKQVNVGRLFWHRKVDTEATLKLFDERFRSGFAFISPAQICEMHLLPKRMDPSDVRVPEPWPDNFKDLLKVGAPNGITKFWEDHAITAENLKERPYTNMYPRLTTRSNTFQVHVRSQVVRKARSTDPETFDSTKDSVTAEYRGSAVVERYLDLNQPQLAAGSTLDYAGANPLSKPTLDSLHRFRVIAQKRFDP; this is encoded by the coding sequence TTGTCAAAATCCTCCCACCGCCGCCCGCGAGGCATGGCCCTCATCGTGGTGATCAGCGTGCTCACGCTGGCAACCGTGCTTCTTCTGGCTCTGCTCTCCACCACGCAGACGGAGCTCAAGTCCACGGTGGCGTTTGCCGACGGGTCGGCCGCCCGCATCAATGCCGACTCTGCGGTCAACATCGTCATGGGTCAGATCCGGAAGGCGACAGAGCAGCGGTCGGACGTGACAGGTCGGGAGATTTGGACCTCCCAGCCTGGCATGGTGAGACAATACCGTGAAACAGGGGTGCTTTTGGGTGGCCACAAGCTTTACTCGGACCGGACGATGACTGCTACCTCGGAGAGCGCGATTGCCGCTGACCTTCCGGCCTGGAACTGGGACACTCTGCCGGACAACTATGTGGACCTGAACGAACCAGTGGCAAGGCTGGACCCCGCCAACCCGGCGGCGGGACCCCGGTGGTTTTTTCCGATCATTGACCCCCGCGCCTACTCCACTGATCCACAAAATTCGGTGGAGGGCTTTTCATACACCACCAGCACGAACGGCGTAGCTGGAGGGACCTCGCTGGCTGGTGTGGTGCTGCCCTCTGGTGGAGGGGCTTCGGACGGGCAACGGGTGCCCATGCCTGTGGAGTGGCTTTACATGTTGAAGGACGGAACTCTGGGATACTTGAGTAATAACGGGAAATTTGTCGGGGCGGGCGGCGTGAAGGCCTCGATTGACAACCCTATTGTGTCGCGGGTGGCATTCTGGGCGGATGACGAGTCCTGCAAAATCAACATCAACACCGCTGGCGAGGGAACCGCGTGGGATACTCCCCGTCTGTTTCACGACCGCGACGGTGACTGGGCTCGCTTCCAGCCCATGGCATACGAATACCAGCGCTATCCCGGTCACCCCGCCACGGTGTGTATGAGCACGGTGTTGTTTCCAGGAAAGGATATGAATGTCCGCAAGGACGAGGACGAGGATGCGTTCAACAAGATCCGGGACTGCAAGGAGAAAATATATGAATTAATGCCGAAGATCCTGCCCGGCGGCTCTCGTTCAGGATCGGTGCTGGTCCCTGCTGGCAGGGCGTTCTCGCCGACTGATTTTGCCGAGGTGCAGAATGCGCTGGGAGAGCGCCTGTTTGCCAGCGTGGACGAATTTTTGCTGCGCTCCAAGACTGGTTCAGGCGGCACTCGTGACGAGATAGACCTGGCAACTGCCGGGGTGTGGTCTGGCGTCTCCCGCCCGGACCTGATGCAGCGGCTGCGTCCGTTTCTCACGCCGCACAGTCGATCACCTGAAACCAATCCTTTTGGGCTGCCCAAGATTTCCATGTGGCCGGAGCACCGGATGAACACGAGCGACTACCGGACGGTCTTTGACAAGACGATCGCCTACTGTTCAACGCTCGCTGGGCGGGACTATTTTTTCACGAGGCAGGACAGCACGAGCCAGAATGAAATTACCGGCATTGCCCGGAACAAACAGCTGTTCGACTACCTGATGGCCCTGACGGCGCAGCCCATCCCCGGATTCAGCCCATCCACTTCCGCGACCTTTGAAGCGAAGTACGGAGACAATCGGCAACAGATTCTTGTGGAGATCTTCGATTACATCCGCAGCACGAACCTCTACGATGACGCCATCGCTGAGAAGAGTGTGGGTTTGACCCCCTCCATAGCCGGTCTGCCGGATAATCGTTTGACGGCCTACTCGGCCGCCGGAGGGCTGAAGAGCAAGACTTTCACGCCCATCCGGAATGCGGACGGTAACAGCTTTGCCGGACATGGGCAGGTGACGCCAACCGTACTGCCCAAGGGCAAGGACGAAGTGTACCGTGGCATGGGCCGGTTCCTGACCATTTCAGAGGTTGGCCTGAACTTCATCGCCTGTGCCCAGGGCACAGACACCGCAGGCGGGGTGTCGGCTGCGCGCATCACTCCTACGACACCACCACCTGCGGCGAACTACACCCCACCAACCTGGCGGGGCGGCGAGTGGGGGAATTTCGACTTCTGGTACTCCAACTTTCCACCGCTATCCGCCACCAATCAGGACCCCGCGAACGGCTTCTACAAGAACAAGTACCCCACCCAGCATGAACTGGAGGGCAAGAAGGGCGATGAAGCCCTCCATCCTGGCTACAATCCCCTTAACTGGAACTGGACCCTGGACAAGGACGCGCCCCTGGCTTCGGGGATGAAGCGGGTGCAGGCGACCTTTCTTCTGGAGTGGTTCTGCCCTGCCACCGGCTGGACTCTGATCAACCCCGACATTCAGATTGAGGTGGATGCCAGTTCTCTGATGGTGGGCAACCAGAAAATGTTTCCTGTAAACGGGGGCAAGACAGTGATCCGGCCCTTCAAGCACATGAGCAACGCCTGGGGCATTTACCAGCGGGGAGGGACCATTTCCTACCGGGCCTTTCTCCAGGAGCGAAAGCTTCCTGCCGTGGCAGCAGGGGTGAACGGGAACACCAAGGGGAGCATCTTGTTTCCTGATACCAATATTCCTGCCAATGACACGGACAAGCCGCCCTATACGCCCGGCAAGGTGGACTACAGCTACTACTCCAGCCGATCCGACATCCTGAAGGATTGCAACCAGTACAACCTCGTTAGCGACTTCTTTGATGTGCCGGTGGACGATCCGGCCACTCCGGCCACCGAAGATGGGAAAATACCCTTTTCAGGTGGCGCGGTAACGGTGAAAATCATGACCAACACCTCTCCGGCGAAGGTGCTGCAAACGTTCAACTTTGATTTCCCCTCCGCCGATTTCCTCGCTCCAAAACTCGTCACCCGGAATGAGGATACACGCTTCGGTAAAAACTGGGACGATACTTACTGGGTCAACCAGCCGGTGCCGGCACCTTATTGGTGGTCCTATCACAGTGACGGGGCGCTGGGACGTGACCAGAGCGGGAGAATCACCTCTACTGCGGCCTATCCCCGCACCCGCATGGGTGGGCGATTCCGCTACATCGGCAATGAGATTGGCAGTTACGGTGAAACGCAAGCCACGGGCACGTATAACCGGGGAAATCTGGTGACGTGGGACGACACGTTCCAGTCGCTGGTGCTGCGTCATGGGGACCCTCGCTTGACGATGGGACAGTTTGTGGTGCCGTCGGGAGAATTCGAACAGCATCGCTTCTACGGCGATCCAGCCCGGCGTATGGCGCACAACATTGTGCTTGCCCATTGGAGTGATGGACCAGGGCTGGACCGCGGCGAGGACAAGTTGGGTGCACGTCTGGTGCGCAATGCAGACTACTTCTTCAGTTTCGTGCCGGATCATCCCTATTCACCCGGCACTGCAGCGGGACTGCAACGGTACGGCGACTTTGACCGGGGTATATCCAATCAGACGGATGGGGCCTACATCAACAAACCCGACGAGGGCAATACGCTTGGCAAGGTCAACTCCACAACCCAGGAACAGTCTGTTCCTTATTTCACGGAAGCTTGGGCGACGTGGATGGGGGGGGCTACCTACTTCTCCCCGAACCGTCAGGTGCCATCACCGGGTATGTTTGGCTCTCTGCCTACAGGGGTCCATGCCTCCGGTGCCGCACCGGCGGGGCGGAAGCGTGAGCCATGGCGGACGCTGCTTTTTCGTCCCCAAACGTGGAGCACGGCGCTCAACCAGCAGGCGCATCCGGGGGCTCCGAAATTCATCAAGGGTTACGGTGGCAACTTCAACAATCAGGGAGTCGATCCACCCGACTACCTGTTCATGGATTTCTTCTGGATGCCGGTTGTTGAGCCCTATGCGATCAGCGAGCCGGGCTCGACCATGGGTAAAATCAATCTCAATTACCAGATGGCACCCTTTCAGCACATTCATCGGTCCACTGCATTGCATGGGGTTATGAAGAGTGAGGTGCTCACGGCGGTGGCTCATGCGGATGCGAACTACTACCTGCGTCGCCCGCGGGCGGCACCCACTGGGAAGGGTGAGAGCTGGTTTGCGAAGGAACACGTGGACAATGTGTACGACATTCGCGGCAAGCAGGTGAATGTGGGCCGTTTGTTCTGGCACCGCAAGGTGGACACAGAGGCGACATTGAAACTCTTCGATGAACGGTTCCGCTCGGGATTCGCCTTCATCTCCCCAGCACAGATCTGCGAAATGCATCTGCTCCCAAAACGTATGGACCCAAGCGACGTGCGGGTGCCTGAGCCGTGGCCTGACAACTTCAAGGACCTGCTCAAGGTGGGTGCGCCGAACGGAATCACGAAATTCTGGGAAGATCACGCAATCACGGCGGAGAACCTGAAGGAGCGGCCCTATACCAACATGTATCCCCGGCTGACGACACGCTCCAACACCTTCCAGGTCCACGTGCGCAGCCAGGTTGTCCGCAAGGCGCGTTCCACGGATCCAGAGACCTTCGACTCCACCAAGGACTCCGTGACGGCGGAGTACAGAGGATCTGCAGTAGTGGAACGTTACCTGGATCTGAATCAGCCACAGCTTGCCGCGGGCTCCACGCTCGACTACGCGGGCGCCAATCCCTTGAGTAAACCGACGCTTGATTCCTTGCACCGCTTCCGTGTGATTGCCCAGAAGCGATTCGACCCCTGA